The genomic window GtatactgtatgtttgatttatgtTGAGTGCTTGGGACATGACTTTTGTtattgtaatcaggctctcaaaaattatataaatttagATGTATCAGCTGACCAAAGTTTCTAGGTATGCACTGATATGGAAAATATGGCTGATACCAATAACCGATATTTCTATATTATTGAAACAGATTACCGATTAATTTGCCGATAAagctaaattcaatttttatataatttttgagagcctgattacaaaaacaaaggtCTCACCatcaccattaaaagccatgtccaaAGCACACAGTTATAATGTTCTCATAATTATGTAGCTTATATGACAGATTTGCGCTGCACATGTCgtacttaactgtattttccatTTTGAAGggaatatttcatatttcaagcaattcaaaaccataatgacagtgcgcatctgaagtgtctctgctgaaggaaataatccattatttatctgCTTGAATATATTGGCTAAATTTTCTTATTAAGCCAATAGCGATAGCATTAAAAATGAGCATATATCGGAcgataccgatatggtggccgatatattgtgcatccctaaaaATGTTATATCGGTTCATCCgtaaatttattataataaaatccAATTGGATTCATTTtgattctgtttttattctttATCAAAAATCAAATCAGGAACCATTCCGAATCATTTGGAAAATGAATAATACAAAGTATGAGAGTATGTGGCAGGTTAATTCACTCTGACATTAGGAGGATTGTTTAATGTTGCTCTGACTCTTTTGGTATGGCAAAACGAACACCGGCCTTCCTGTAACTCAACTCTCTGACAGCACGACTCTCTGACTCTCTTCAGCTGTACATTCCACCACTAAGGTCACATTTGTTTGTCTAAAATTGTTTCCCACAGCAGGTTGACAAACTCTATCCCCGTCTCCCTATGTGGTTTGCCAAACCACATTTTCTGGCGAATGACGACTTGAGTGCAAATCAATTATGCAGTGTTTATATTCGTAATGAATGAGCCAAATGTTCAGAAATGAATTTCAAAGAGCTCATTAATCATTTCCTGTCTGTTTCTCTGATCCTTCCACAAACAAAACTACCCTAAATGGTGCAGTACACCTTTAAAAGTAGATACATATAAACCtgcatatctatctatctatctatctatctatctatctatctatctatctatctatctatctatctatctatctatctatctatctatctatctatctatctatctatctatctatctatctatctatctttctttcttcaagtTCGAGAATATAGTTAAGTTAAAGAATGTTTAGTAACTCCAGCCATTCAGTATTGTAACACAAACATGCATTAGTTCTCACCTGTCTTTGACACTCACCGATGAAGAGGATAGGAAAGGTGATGAAGAGCAGGAAGACGTGGGGCACCACTGTGAGGGCGTCCAGGAAGCAGCCGTTGTTGAGGACACCGGCATCCACATTGTATGCGGCCGAGTTGTTGTCTTTGCCACAGAAAGCCAAGGACATGGTGGTATCGGGTCTCTGAAGTGATCCAGCAGAAGAAAGGAAGGAGGAGAAAGAGGACAAGAAGAGGGTTAAAAGCTAAAAGAGATCCTCTCAGAGCATAATCTGTCCACAGAGGAGCCGTTACATCCTTGCTGTAGGTGGAGGATATCAGCCGAAGTGAATCACTGCACAGGTAGAGTGCAAAAACGGCTCCGGTCCTGCATGGGATGAGCACATCCAAACAGCTTCTTTCCGACAGGGGGGCGCCTGCATCGGATTCCACTGACAAAACCACGGCTCACGGGCATGCTTTTAATAACCACCACAGCTTAAtggcattaaaaaacaaaaaacatctcAGTTTGTGCGCAGACACACGCGTGTGCTCGGGATGCAATTTTCCTGTGCTGCGGTGATCAAAAGCTCAGAGCTGACCTTGTGGGAGGATAGCTGGATGGCGGAGTGTGTGCATGAGAGTGATGAGGGGAGAGAGAAGAAGGGAGAGAGACAGTGTGACGGAGGGGTGAGGGAGGGGGAGAATTGCATTGCGGGCGGCGTCAAAAAACTGGCACACATGTTACAGTGAGGTTCACACCATGAACATCAAACATAATGAGCAGTGAAGTGACTCACAGTGAACAAGGAATGATTTGGTAGGATTATCAGGAAATTCAAAAACCAAAACGAACCCATGAGACGTTTGAAGGACAAAAGGATGAAACAGAGATAGAGGTTTACTGATATGGTTTGTTCAGTGGCAGATTTCTAGAAAGCAGTGTGGCTGATAAAATGtcaatatataacaattaaaGGACagtaaattagatttatattacacatTATTTACTTACAATTATAACATTTTGGAATTCGAAAAATTCGCATCTATAATCTGTATGTAGATTTTATTCAACTAGGCATTCAAAAACtaaagccgcgcacacacttaacgatcgtaaggccgattatgaatttAAAtcgatacttatgactgatcgcgctcaaacgcgtccagtcagagccagttgtgtTCAGTcagcgattacagtcggtggtCAAATTCCATTACAAGTAAGTATTTAATAGTCGTAGAATGTTTAactagtcgttaaatgtgtgcccagCTTCAGAAAAACggaaacaaaaaaacaggaaaaaacaaataaacagaaaagactaacaaaacaaatacaaaacagaacaaaacaaaatagaaaacaaatgaaaataaaaagggaaaaacaaaacaaacgaaatataaaacaaaacagaaaaacaaacaaaactagttaaaacaaaacactaaaaaagaaacaaataaaatacagaaaatcaaacaaatacaaaacaaatcaaaacagaaaaaataatattttgagttgttCTGGTGGTAGTAATACACCAATATGTCCAATTTATCTGCTATACTACTGACCATGCCTATTGTCCATTATATTTAACCCTTATGTTGTTTTCGAGGCATTTAGACCCAGAGAAGGTATACTTTTTTCCCAAAAACATTGGACTAAAACTTATAAATCTCTCATTATGCTATATTATCAACAAATATTGGATTCAGTCTTTGTGgcaacttgattttttttacatttttgtatttctttttggaACTGATTGATCATAGGCCTCATTGATCTGAGCTTATATTGGTCAAAAAATGACCATCCATTAAAAATGGAGAAACATTTAGTGTTCAGGAGCATCttcatcatgttcatgttcacatATGTACATGTGTGATTGCAAAGATAAAGGTCTCAGACCTGTGCATGAGTGGATACATGCACACTCATGCtactgtgcacacacacacacacacacacatgcgcgcgcacacacaagcaaacaatTTTGAGTATTACAGGCTTTCTTTTCCACAGAGATGAACTTTAACCTTTAACCTAAGGTCAATGAGGCCTACCATCAATCAGTTTAAAAGAATTCAAACCCTGTCCTAATTGAAGGAAAGAAGCTGATAAAAATCCAATATTTAGTGATAATATAGCATAACGAGCGACATACAAGTCATTTTTAAAAGGCAGATCATTTTTGACAGGGAACACAAAAGGTGATACAGAATTTTCAACACCgcataatgtttaaatattgaAGACTATGTCAAAATCTGTATCAATTCAATGGTGCAGTTTGAAGAATTGCATCTTTCTGTGTCTAGAGAAGCTACCTGACCCATGCTGATATTAGATCTAGAGTGTATATGGACTGTGACCCGTATTACTGTCCACAACTAAAACAACCACCTGCCATAGTATGATAAACTTATGACATAGAGGTGAGAAGATCAAGCTGATCTATTACTCAAAGGTGTCAAGTACAGGCAGGTGTGGTGTGTTAGCTATTTCAGTAAGgcaaaatgcaaattcactctccTGCCAGACCAGCAGATGCAGCAGAGCAACATTTAAAATGCACTGCCACTGAATCATAATTTAATTCTCCTAAAAGAAGCATTTCCAGAAGATTAAATGAGTAGCATGACCCTATAATCTGCAATACACAGCAGGTCAAATCAAAAGTACACCTAAAggtatattatttatttcaatatacATTAAATTCACTATGTACTGCAGTTATATAAATAGCTTATTATTTATAGGCCAGAATTATACTGTATTTGTTGTGCAGTTCAGTATGCCTGAATGTAATTTATActgattttgattaaaaatgtcttatgacgcacacacacacacacacacacacacacacacacacaccaagagAAATGATTACTGTGAAGAGCTGGCTGTAGTATATcgattttttctttcttttgggcTTCATCCCATTGAAAGAGCAATTCCAAAACAAATGCGCATGCGCAGCATTTCCGTGCATCGTGTCACAAACAAACAACGTGTTAGAATGGTAAATATGTCATAAAAGTAGTGTAAAGCGTAGTATAAAAGTATAAAGCGACATCAGGTTCATATATGGAAAATGTTTCGTAAAAAGTTACAGCATCTTTCTTTGGTGTAGCGTGTAAGATAATGTCTGAGGAAAAGCTGTTTCCTAACAACTTCCTCACTGGAAAATAgaatcgagaaaaaaaaaaaagtatatacatcaCTTCATGTTTAAAGGTTAGTTTGCAACATGTAGGTAAAACTATACTATCGTGAACATTTCTAACTGAAACCACTTTTCtaattaatcaaaaataaatttgcatacCGGTCTGTAGCGCGTTATCATCATCTTGAAATTCCAGATGTTGCCAAAACTTCGACCTCATATGATGGTTATCAATCCAGTCCAGAGACCTTGCCGTTAAAAATAAGCTTCTAACTCACACGGGAATATGTTAAGAATGGAAAATAACCGAAATTCATATCTGTCTTTGCCATATGGTCCGAGTTTCTCCCCAGAGGAACTAACCAAGGTGCTGAAAAGAGCCTTTACATAATCTGTCTGTTTCACATTCCCAAACATCGATTTTAAAGTTGGTCGATGAATCCAGTTAATCCAGTCGTCTTTCGTCACGTAGGCTACAAACGCGCGCGCCGTGAGCGATCAATCACAATCAATGATGCAACAGAACAAAGCGACTACGGTCAAATCAATCACACAATAGAAGAATACTGTAACCGAAATGCAGCCGATTTTACAGCGTGCAACGGCATTTAACAATAAAACAAGAGCATAAAATTATGATATAATTTCCCAAAAACTGGAATCACTTTGGTGGAAATACATATTGGTTTCGATgttgagattaaaaaaaagggCATACAACTGCTACCTTCCTACAAGAAAGTGACCCACTACGCTTAGGCTATATGGGGCATATTTGACAGGTGCTGAAGATATTGCCAGTGAAAACTAGCCAATCAGGACGTCAGCAGAGGATGTTGTCATCACAGCACAGCATACCGCCTCTTTATGGTTCAAAACAAAGAGCATAATTGATAGCTATATCAGAAGTCATAAAGACATAAATCAAAAACTGCGTTTTGTTAATGCATATTTGTTGCTTTGCAAACAACAGCATGTCCTAAAAAgcataggcctatttatttgtaaaacattgtgcatgatttataaagcATGTGCTTAGctgcattttatattatataaggCTCTCAATTGATACCACCTGTTGTCGTTAGAAAAGACGTTCTGTAATAAGAGCGGCagagatatttaaaatatttataccTTTAAATATCTATAGATATTTAAAGATGATTGGTTTCTCATGTTCACACATGAGGAgtaaagggggaaaaaatgtaGAATACTAAATAAGGAAAATGGAAttaacagacagacaaagaTTTAAATTAGCAGAAACCTATAAATAGGCTAAACATGACAGAGAATACGTAACTCTACTGGTTCACAAAATATGCAAAAAGACATGGTGAAAAATGCTTAAAGGCACAATTACTATCTGCTGCAACCAGCAGGCCATTACTGGTATTGCAGGAACAAGCGCCACCTAGCACAAATATTGCTTCCATGAGCATCTGCATGCACCCGTCCATACGTTTTCATTGTGACTCATAGCTCTAAAGTATGGTAGTATCAATGCAGTATCTTTTCATAATTCCACGCAAAGTAGTGCTATAGGCATTTATAGTAACATGCAGTAGCAAAAGGACAGAACAAAAGCTGCAAAAATCAACACATGAGTCATGACATGGAACTCCCTGTAAGCATGTCAGAACGCCTGCGCAGTCTTGTGAATCCCACATGAAGAGTGTGTTGTGAAGCCTATttctgccacacacacacacacaaaaaaaaacatgctttggTGAAGGTTAATTATTACAAAAACTGACGTTAGAGGTTGCAGCTTTTAGCTTCCTTATTAGAGCGTCCAACTCCTACACCTGAGACTGAGAGACTCAGGTTTGAGGCCCTCACAGAGCGGGGCGAGTAGGACCTGGGTAGAGGGGTTACACATGAccactgtaccacctgactgctgcagatagtaattatatatatatatatatatatatatatatatatatatatatatatatatatatatatatatattgcaaaaaCCAGGGTGCAACCAAATACAGCATATTAGCACAAACACCTCATACCAACTGTCAAGCATGCTGGTGGAGGGGTCATAATTTGGCCTTGTTTTGCAGCCACGGGACCTGCAGGCACCTTGCAGTCATTGAGTTGACCATGAACTCCTCTGTAAACCAAAGTATTTTAGAGTCAAATGTGAAGCTATCTGTCCGACAGCTAAAACTCGGCTGAAACTGGATCATGCAGCAGGACAATGAGCCCAAGAATACCAGCAAATCTACACCAGaatggctgaaaaagaaaagaatcaaAGTGTTGCACTGGCCGAGTCAAAGTCCAGACCTCAACCCGATTGAAATGCTGTGGCatgaacttaaagggttagttcacccaaaaaatcttcggaacacaaattaagatattttagttgaaatccgatggctccgtgaggcctgcatagggagcaatgacatttcctctctcaagatccataaaggtactaaaaacatgtgttcatgtgagtacagtggttcaatattaatattataaagtgacgagaatatttttgatgcgccaaaaaaaatacaaaataacaacttatttagtgatggccgatttcaaaacactgcttcaggaagcttcagagcacaaatgaatcagtgtatcgaatcatgattcggatcgcgtgtcaaactgcaaATGGCTGaattcacgtgactttggcgctttgaactgctgattcgacacgctgattcattatgctccgatgcttcctgaagcagtgttttgaaatcgaccatcactaaataagtctttattttgtttttttgtagcgcaccaaaaatattctcgtcgctttttaatattaatattgaaccactgtactcacatgaatggatttaaatatgtttctagtacattaatggatcttgagtgagggagtgtccattgctccctatggaggcgtcattgagccatcggatttcaactaaaatatcttaatttgtgttacaaagattaacgaaggtcttacgggtgtggaacagcatgagggtgagtaagaaatgacattattttcatttttgggtgaactaaccctttaagagagcTGCGCATAAACAAATACCCACAAACCTCAAAGAACTGAAGCAGGTTGTAAAGAAGAGCGGGTCAAAATTCATTTGATTCCTTTGAGGGTCATGCAGAAATTTATTACTTCAAGTTATTTCTGTTAAACAAgctattaaaggcacaatatgtagttttttggcactagaggtcgcctattcaaaacaaaggtgtagcttgatgacaaaGAGATTGATCGTGCGAATCATTGGAGATGacgtcttcacctcacagccagtggaaaagaatccgatgggactcgggcagaaatcatgttcatggatgagattattaacgttactgtagtatgaagcagagcagggccaaGTGTTGTTGGAGCTGAGCGAGGCTGCTGgagtgattgctaatgagagacgagcgcgacaaTTGTCTcgagagcagcggaacttttattatgccacattCGCCACTTCTGCTTCTTCCAGtcaagcgtatgtggggtaaacgcagtgctgttttatcatattagacacattttagtgtgttgaaaattatgttgtaacgttactctgtgtTCGCATggcagctgctatgagacaTTTGTTGCaaactgcagtaagctagatcaatattagaatgtcatattaatataaacaaaaaaaatgagattCAAATAATAAGACTGAACATGTTGGCTATTTAACAatgattcgttttctgtctataaatgtatccaaacagttgatcccttgtttaataaaacatacaatataaTGGTGTTACCATGGTTTCTACCAAATAAAAAATGGAAACCGAGGTCAACGCAgttatgatgtcattgataggcaaTGCACGGACACAGTCGGTATCCTAGTTAAAATTGCTAATTTCTTTGGATTTAAAAATTTTTGGAAACATCttggataatgtaagtacacaagtcagaagtcaacaaaaaatatacattgttctagtggtttttggatattttaatccaaaaatcgtaCATAATGTGCCTTAAAATTATCGGGTGTACTTAGTTTTTCACAAACGTATTCTccattttggctttatttttgttaaataaataatgacacagTGTAATATGTCGTGTTGTTGTTCATTTGAAGTTGTATTTACctaattttaaagggttagttcaccccaaaaatgaaaatattgtcatttattactcaccctcatgtcgttccacacccgtaagaccttcgttcatcttcagaacacaaattaagatatttttgatgaaatctgatggctcagtgtggcctgcatagccagcaatgacattttctctctcacaatccataaaggtactaaaaacttttaattcatatattatatataatatatatatataattatatgtatatatagggcgtcttttctttttcacatgactgtatatccaagatttttttaaatctgtttatttAAACAAGCATGATACACATAATacacgcacaaacacacataacattttgaattatacaatattaataatgattttCGCTTTACGATttttacataaatgtatcatatAGTACCACAGCAATTATATAAATCAAACTACAGACAAGATgctaatttatttctttttatttttttacacaagcaGTTTTTCCCCATGCTGTTTCTcttttatattatacattttctgaTTCCATTTATATAATCTTTTCCCtccaatttttttattgttttatgagGAAACTGGGAACACTCACTAGTGGCCACAGCGCTAGCCAGCGACAGTTTGAAAGCAGCTTTTTactaaaacattacaaatgtgcACAGATGAAAGTGAAAGAGCATtttttcattcctatggaagttgaaaaCGCTCGATTGCTCTGCACCAGTTTTTTGACCTGAGGGaggggttctagcagaccaatcacaacgCATGCAGTCTGCATAGAATTGACgcattgttacatttttgaagaggtgcaTGTCAGGCTACATCGTAGGCTACGCATGGTAGCTACAGCGTATCTTCGACGCAGAAGCATAAATCAGCCTTAACTTTTAGTCCACAAGTTCTCCTAATTATTACGTTAATCTATTTTGGTCAGATCTGCTTTGACAATGTCATACCGCCTTTTCCATTCCTCTGGTGACAGTGAAGATGGGTTGAACTCCAGGAACTTGTACGCATCCTTATTCTGCAAGCTAAAGGCGCTCTTTGCCTTCAGACAGGATTCTCCAAAGGCCTTCCAATGCTGAAAGATTTGAGGTACAAAATGAATCACAACTCAGAAAATGCAATGAAATTAACTGCCATAAACTTGCAACTGATCGTTTACTCAGTGTGTAAGTTACCTCTTGTGCTAAATCAATATTCGTCAAAAAAATCTCCTTCAGTTCATTCTCCTCAATTAGGTGTTCACCAGCAAAGGTCTCGCTTTCGAGAGATTCCAGAAATACTAGCACTGATTTCCAGAACAAGTTATGCTTGAGCAGAGTTTCTTGGACTTTATAAAGGTACTTCAGGACATCATTCAGATAGACAGTGTCAGGTATTGAACCTTGAGAAACAATATGAAGCAGACATGAATTATGAGAGATCACTCTGAGATTTTTGACTATTGGCACATAGAGATCTTGAAAGAATCTCACCCTTTGCCGTCTTCATGTTTGCCAACTTCAGCTGAACATCATTCAGCCTGACTTGGATATTGTACTCCCGGCTTTTCAGGTTTGACTTCTGAGCAAAGAGTTGAGCTTTTTCATTGGCGAGAGCCACGTTTCTCACAGGTCTAGTTTCAAAAATGGATTTAAGAACGGATCCAACAAATGGTACAACGACAGTCAGGAAACTGAAACCAaacattcttctagaagcaaaTCTACCATGACTTTGGTTTATCTTTGCCTCAATTTGTCCAATTTCCTCTAAGGTTTTCCTCAGTTCCATCTGAAGATCTCTCACCATCTTCTCCAGAACCTCTATCTCCTTGGTAGTTTGTACATTTTTTGTGTCGGTCTCAACCTTTTCCTGAAACACATCACTGGTGCAGGAAGCCACACTGTGGTTGTGTTTCTCATATCTGGTGATGACAGATTTCAGATAAACCATTAGTTTGATCACATTAAACTTTGTTTTGTATGGGTTCATATATTATAATGCTTTTGACATGTAAGACTTTGAAACATTTCCTAAAATTGTACCTGTCCACCATCTCTTTCACTCTGTTAACAATTTCTGTGATCCATTCTCCTGCTTTTTGCAAAGACATGGCTGactgaatgttttcattattttcaacAGCGAGTTTCAGTTGAGGAAACAGTGAGGAAACCATTTGGTTACTTGTGTCCACACACTAAAAGACAGGAAGAATTTTTGTTACAGTACGTCAATGTTATGTCCTTGCATGTGCCATTTCAGATTTTTCAGCcaacttaaataaataattttatattagtataattaaagggttagttcacccaaaaatgaaaattctgtctttaattactcaccctcatgttgttccacacccgaaagacctttgttcatcttcagaacacaaattaagatatttttgataaaatctgatggctcagtgagcccGGCATTGCCAGCAAAACAGTTAagactttcagatgcccagataGCTACTAAAATTGtacttaaaacagttcatgtgactacagtggtccaaccttaatgttatgaagcgacaagaatactttttgtgtaccaaaaaaactaaataacgactttattcaacaatttctagtgatgggcgatttcaaaacactgctaaaATCAGTTGTATGGAGCATGTATCAAAtggccaaagtcacgcccccagtggtaaaccactgaaattttgaaatacttatgatgtaacgaagcctcgtttactgaaatcatgtgactttggcagtttgatacacgctccaaaccactgattcgaaacaaaagattcatagcAAAAggtttgaagcttcatgaagcagtgttttgaaatcacccataactagatattgttgaataaagtcgttatttagtttttttggtgcacaaaagtattcttgtcgcttcataacattaaggttgaaccactgtattcacatgactgttttaactatgtctttagtttagtagctttctggaaatctgaaagtgttaattatcttgt from Chanodichthys erythropterus isolate Z2021 chromosome 24, ASM2448905v1, whole genome shotgun sequence includes these protein-coding regions:
- the LOC137014964 gene encoding uncharacterized protein isoform X1 — translated: MYCTRGLHVREEDSTKVIASKNHPSSFQELLPSADRTALLYNLSYLCLAKFPKLERVLKECAIETQYLFGSSEALLQKCVDTSNQMVSSLFPQLKLAVENNENIQSAMSLQKAGEWITEIVNRVKEMVDRYEKHNHSVASCTSDVFQEKVETDTKNVQTTKEIEVLEKMVRDLQMELRKTLEEIGQIEAKINQSHGRFASRRMFGFSFLTVVVPFVGSVLKSIFETRPVRNVALANEKAQLFAQKSNLKSREYNIQVRLNDVQLKLANMKTAKGSIPDTVYLNDVLKYLYKVQETLLKHNLFWKSVLVFLESLESETFAGEHLIEENELKEIFLTNIDLAQEHWKAFGESCLKAKSAFSLQNKDAYKFLEFNPSSLSPEEWKRRYDIVKADLTKID
- the LOC137014964 gene encoding uncharacterized protein isoform X2, coding for MRCVDTSNQMVSSLFPQLKLAVENNENIQSAMSLQKAGEWITEIVNRVKEMVDRYEKHNHSVASCTSDVFQEKVETDTKNVQTTKEIEVLEKMVRDLQMELRKTLEEIGQIEAKINQSHGRFASRRMFGFSFLTVVVPFVGSVLKSIFETRPVRNVALANEKAQLFAQKSNLKSREYNIQVRLNDVQLKLANMKTAKGSIPDTVYLNDVLKYLYKVQETLLKHNLFWKSVLVFLESLESETFAGEHLIEENELKEIFLTNIDLAQEHWKAFGESCLKAKSAFSLQNKDAYKFLEFNPSSLSPEEWKRRYDIVKADLTKID